A genomic segment from Vanacampus margaritifer isolate UIUO_Vmar chromosome 3, RoL_Vmar_1.0, whole genome shotgun sequence encodes:
- the LOC144048407 gene encoding uncharacterized protein LOC144048407: MESYEKESLRRIRRNSQMLLQDLFSCHRGGGDTPLDDLKVRSRSANKDDVYLPTIARKASSLASIRGNLSQSCPLLNTRRRGSFSSVGSQKTAGRSNKQSDLNAQREAKKSNVTVTMTYLGRGRWGSMRSNRDELKVLQQVNGGENICVFKGLVTPGELFNFISQRHRGFPFSASLYVNGIKVARISACCEYRYAPGFQQGKKSCFRLSWLAGGMPCHRCTSLRSKCSSFQQLNNSTKESLVLPLVHGSGTGSNVAAVESCPSSPQFIPTKPETKSARRTRRHAKDKAGGSTDSEDPPAPAMKETSKKRRREGQTHQSTSKGKTATSTRRDGEGSPGSTLSPKYEGQVSSARQEPQQRKEITGAGEARRTRKPNISKTGNVLDRLQDEEVLTKQKREKRWESNGKSRDGDGRTDFYEQCVQMSAELEKSPSKHNRFQANMLQRRRLQKRLSLEPKAPSSDAEHSEESDAVFRPDGEPDKDEEGKGEEEEEEAGEKEPVHEQDLQAQLEAMITVLSTSDEVEQLVLRNTDLTDDLLLTVAGALKSSSSEVALLNLNLNLIGPYGAHILLDVLTAKPQVKGLHLFGNRLHDHGAVALLSGIAELQEQTSRAAAAIRQQQKLPQQAAGNLTTGGSSFKMFSLLELDIGGNNLSGVGVKVLASYMRHHSHLQYLGLAQTGGADLGAWKELFDSLKGNSSLAQIILDENNLGDPGVRLLADVLKANACLRMVDLDGNGISDVGGNDIMAALLCRGQFPMRHLSLAENNISSGLMSRIQEEVKFKLIEE, from the exons ATGGAGTCGTACGAGAAGGAATCACTGAGAAGAATCAGGCGGAACAGCCAAATGCTCCTGCAGGATCTCTTTTCCTGTCACAGGGGAGGCGGAGATACTCCG CTCGACGATCTCAAAGTGCGCTCTCGCAGTGCTAACAAAGACGACGTCTACCTGCCGACCATCGCCAGGAAAGCCTCAAGTCTCGCCTCAATCCGAGGAAATCTGAGTCAGTCCTGTCCTCTTCTCAACACCAGAAGAAGAGGATCCTTCTCTTCGGTCGGCTCACAAAAGACTGCAGGCCGCAGCAACAAACAG AGCGACCTCAATGCACAACGAGAGGCAAAGAAATCCAACGTTACAGTGACCATGACGTACCTGGGACGAGGCCGCTGGGGTTCAATGAGGTCAAATCGAGATGAACTTAAAGTGCTCCAGCAAGTCAATGGAGGGGAGAACATCTGCGTCTTCAAGGGCTTGGTGACCCCAGGAG AGCTGTTCAATTTCATCTCTCAAAGACACAGAGGCTTCCCCTTCAGTGCTTCCTTGTATGTGAACGGCATCAAGGTGGCCCGAATCAGCGCCTGCTGCGAGTACCGCTACGCGCCCGGTTTCCAGCAGGGCAAGAAGAGCTGCTTCCGGCTGTCCTGGCTCGCCGGTGGGATGCCTTGCCACAG atgcacAAGTCTTCGAAGCAAATGCAGCTCTTTCCAGCAACTGAACAACAGCACAAAAGAGAGCTTAGTTCTCCCTCTAGTGCACGGCTCTGGCACTG GCTCTAATGTTGCCGCAGTGGAGTCGTGTCCGTCATCCCCTCAGTTTATCCCGACCAAACCGGAGACTAAGTCTGCGAGGAGGACAAGAAGACACGCCAAGGACAAGGCCGGTGGATCCACAGACAGCGAGGACCCCCCGGCCCCTGCCATGAAAGAGACCTCCAAAAAGAGGAGACGCGAGGGTCAAACTCATCAGAGCACGAGCAAAGGCAAGACGGCCACGAGCACCAGACGGGACGGCGAGGGCTCCCCAGGCTCGACCTTGTCCCCAAAATATGAGGGCCAAGTTTCATCTGCCAGACAAGAGCCGCAGCAGCGCAAAGAAATAACTGGCGCTGGCGAAGCACGGCGGACACGCAAGCCGAACATCAGCAAGACAGGAAATGTGCTCG ACCGCTTACAGGATGAGGAAGTACTGACTAAGCAGAAGCGGGAGAAGCGGTGGGAGTCAAATGGGAAAAGCAGAGAtggggacggacggacggacttcTACGAACAATGTGTGCAGATGAGCGCCGAGCTGGAGAAGAGCCCAAGCAAGCACAACCGCTTCCAAGCAAACA TGCTACAAAGGCGTCGGCTCCAGAAGAGACTGTCGTTGGAGCCCAAAGCTCCGAGCTCAGACGCGGAGCATAGCGAAGAGAGTGACGCCGTCTTCCGACCGGATGGAGAGCCTGACAAAGACGAGGAGGGcaaaggggaggaggaggaggaggaggccggTGAAAAAGAGCCCGTTCATGAGCAAGACCTGCAAGCTCAG CTGGAAGCCATGATCACAGTGCTGAGCACATCGGATGAGGTGGAGCAGCTGGTTCTGAGGAACACCGACCTGACGGACGACCTCCTGCTTACTGTGGCGGGCGCCCTGAAGAGCAGCTCGTCCGAGGTCGCTCTGCTCAACCTCAACCTCAACCTCATTGGCCCGTACGGCGCTCACATTCTGCTGGACGTCCTGACGGCGAAGCCTCAGGTCAAAGGTTTACA CTTGTTTGGAAACCGATTACATGATCATGGAGCAGTGGCTCTTCTGAGTGGGATAGCCGAGCTACAGGAGCAAACATCAagagccgccgccgccattcGACAGCAGCAAAAACTCCCACAGCAGGCAGCGGGCAACCTCACCACTGGAGGGAGCTCTTTCAAGATGTTTTCACTTTTGGAACTGGACATTGGGGGTAACAACCTGAGTGGGGTTGGGGTGAAGGTACTCGCATCCTACATGAGGCACCACTCACACCTGCAGTATTTAGGTCTAGCTCAGACGGGTGGTGCGGACCTGGGAGCGTGGAAAGAACTTTTCGACAGCCTGAAAGGGAACAGCTCGCTGGCTCAGATCATCCTAGATGAGAACAACCTGGGCGACCCCGGGGTCAGGCTGCTGGCCGACGTGTTGAAAGCCAACGCTTGTCTGCGGATGGTCGATCTAGACGGGAACGGGATCAGTGACGTGGGAGGGAACGACATCATGGCGGCTTTGCTTTGCAGGGGCCAGTTCCCCATGAGGCATCTGAGTCTTGCCGAGAACAACATCAGCTCTGGACTCATGAGTAGGATACAGGAAGAAGTgaaattcaaattaattgaagAATGA